In Phyllostomus discolor isolate MPI-MPIP mPhyDis1 chromosome 3, mPhyDis1.pri.v3, whole genome shotgun sequence, a single genomic region encodes these proteins:
- the PRKAA1 gene encoding 5'-AMP-activated protein kinase catalytic subunit alpha-1 isoform X1 → MRRLSSWRKMATAEKQKHDGRVKIGHYILGDTLGVGTFGKVKVGKHELTGHKVAVKILNRQKIRSLDVVGKIRREIQNLKLFRHPHIIKLYQVISTPSDIFMVMEYVSGGELFDYICKNGRLDEKESRRLFQQILSGVDYCHRHMVVHRDLKPENVLLDAHMNAKIADFGLSNMMSDGEFLRTSCGSPNYAAPEVISGRLYAGPEVDIWSSGVILYALLCGTLPFDDDHVPTLFKKICDGIFYTPQYLNPSVISLLKHMLQVDPMKRATVKDIREHEWFKQDLPKYLFPEDPSYSSTMIDDEALKEVCEKFECSEEEVLSCLYNRNHQDPLAVAYHLIIDNRRIMNEAKDFYLATSPPDSFLDDHHLTRPHPERVPFLVAETPRARHTLDELNPQKSKHQGVRRAKWHLGIRSQSRPNDIMAEVCRAIKQLDYEWKVVNPYYLRVRRKNPVTSTYSKMSLQLYQVDSRTYLLDFRSIDDEITEAKSGTATPQRSGSVSNYRSCQRNDSDAEAQGRSSEASLTSSVTSLDSSPVDLTPRPGSHTIEFFEMCANLIKILAQ, encoded by the exons ATGCGCAGGCTCAGTTCCTGGAGGAAGATGGCGACGGCCGAGAAGCAGAAACACGACGGGCGGGTGAAGATCGGCCACTACATCCTGGGGGACACGCTGGGGGTCGGCACCTTCGGCAAAGTGAAGG TCGGCAAGCACGAGCTGACCGGGCACAAAGTCGCTGTGAAGATCCTCAACCGGCAGAAGATCCGCAGCCTGGACGTGGTGGGGAAGATCCGCAGGGAGATCCAGAACCTCAAGCTCTTCCGGCACCCGCACATCATTAAACT GTACCAGGTCATCAGTACACCTTCTGACATTTTCATGGTGATGGAATATGTCTCAGGAGGAGAGCTATTTGATTATATCTGTAAAAATGGAAGG CTGGATGAAAAAGAGAGTCGACGCCTTTTCCAACAAATCCTCTCCGGCGTGGATTACTGCCACAGGCACATGGTGGTCCACAGGGACCTGAAGCCGGAAAACGTCCTGCTGGACGCTCACATGAACGCGAAGATCGCCGACTTCG GTCTTTCAAACATGATGTCAGATGGTGAATTTTTAAGAACAAGTTGCGGCTCCCCCAACTATGCTGCACCAGAAGTAATTTCAGGAAG ACTGTACGCAGGTCCCGAGGTAGACATATGGAGCAGTGGGGTTATCCTCTATGCTCTGCTGTGCGGAACCCTCCCATTTGACGACGACCACGTGCCAACCCTTTTTAAGAAGATCTGTGATGGCATCTTTTACACCCCCCAGTATTTAAACCCTTCTGTGATCAGCCTCCTGAAACATATGCTGCAGGTGGACCCCATGAAGAGGGCCACGGTCAAAGACATCAG GGAGCATGAATGGTTTAAGCAGGATCTTCCCAAATATCTCTTTCCTGAGGATCCATCATATAGCTCAACCATGATTGATGACGAAGCCTTAAAAGAAGTGTGTGAAAAATTTGAGTGCTCTGAAGAGGAGGTCCTCAGCTGCCTTTATAACAGAAACCACCAGGACCCTTTGGCGGTCGCCTACCACCTCATCATCGATAACAGGAGGATAATGAATGAGGCCAAGGATTTTTACTTGGCGACGAGCCCACCTGATTCTTTTCTCGATGATCACCATTTGACTCGGCCCCATCCTGAAAGAGTACCCTTCTTGGTCGCTGAGACACCAAGGGCACGCCATACCCTTGATGAGTTAAATCCGCAGAAATCCAAACACCAAGGCGTAAGGAGAGCAAAATGGCATTTGGGAATTAGGAGTCAGAGTCGACCAAATGATATCATGGCAGAAGTGTGTAGAGCAATTAAACAACTGGATTATGAAtggaag GTTGTAAACCCGTACTATCTGCGAGTCCGAAGGAAGAATCCCGTGACAAGTACATACTCCAAAATGAGCCTGCAGTTATACCAAGTGGATAGTCGAACGTATTTACTGGATTTCCGAAGTATTGATG ATGAAATTACTGAAGCCAAGTCAGGGACTGCTACGCCACAGAGATCGGGATCAGTCAGCAACTATCGCTCTTGCCAAAGGAATGACTCGGACGCTGAGGCTCAAGGAAGATCCTCAGAAGCTTCTCTTACCTCATCTGTGACCTCACTTGACTCTTCTCCTGTTGACTTAACTCCAAGACCCGGAAGCCACACAATAGAATTTTTCGAGATGTGCGCGAATCTGATTAAAATTCTTGCACAGTAA
- the PRKAA1 gene encoding 5'-AMP-activated protein kinase catalytic subunit alpha-1 isoform X2: MVMEYVSGGELFDYICKNGRLDEKESRRLFQQILSGVDYCHRHMVVHRDLKPENVLLDAHMNAKIADFGLSNMMSDGEFLRTSCGSPNYAAPEVISGRLYAGPEVDIWSSGVILYALLCGTLPFDDDHVPTLFKKICDGIFYTPQYLNPSVISLLKHMLQVDPMKRATVKDIREHEWFKQDLPKYLFPEDPSYSSTMIDDEALKEVCEKFECSEEEVLSCLYNRNHQDPLAVAYHLIIDNRRIMNEAKDFYLATSPPDSFLDDHHLTRPHPERVPFLVAETPRARHTLDELNPQKSKHQGVRRAKWHLGIRSQSRPNDIMAEVCRAIKQLDYEWKVVNPYYLRVRRKNPVTSTYSKMSLQLYQVDSRTYLLDFRSIDDEITEAKSGTATPQRSGSVSNYRSCQRNDSDAEAQGRSSEASLTSSVTSLDSSPVDLTPRPGSHTIEFFEMCANLIKILAQ, encoded by the exons ATGGTGATGGAATATGTCTCAGGAGGAGAGCTATTTGATTATATCTGTAAAAATGGAAGG CTGGATGAAAAAGAGAGTCGACGCCTTTTCCAACAAATCCTCTCCGGCGTGGATTACTGCCACAGGCACATGGTGGTCCACAGGGACCTGAAGCCGGAAAACGTCCTGCTGGACGCTCACATGAACGCGAAGATCGCCGACTTCG GTCTTTCAAACATGATGTCAGATGGTGAATTTTTAAGAACAAGTTGCGGCTCCCCCAACTATGCTGCACCAGAAGTAATTTCAGGAAG ACTGTACGCAGGTCCCGAGGTAGACATATGGAGCAGTGGGGTTATCCTCTATGCTCTGCTGTGCGGAACCCTCCCATTTGACGACGACCACGTGCCAACCCTTTTTAAGAAGATCTGTGATGGCATCTTTTACACCCCCCAGTATTTAAACCCTTCTGTGATCAGCCTCCTGAAACATATGCTGCAGGTGGACCCCATGAAGAGGGCCACGGTCAAAGACATCAG GGAGCATGAATGGTTTAAGCAGGATCTTCCCAAATATCTCTTTCCTGAGGATCCATCATATAGCTCAACCATGATTGATGACGAAGCCTTAAAAGAAGTGTGTGAAAAATTTGAGTGCTCTGAAGAGGAGGTCCTCAGCTGCCTTTATAACAGAAACCACCAGGACCCTTTGGCGGTCGCCTACCACCTCATCATCGATAACAGGAGGATAATGAATGAGGCCAAGGATTTTTACTTGGCGACGAGCCCACCTGATTCTTTTCTCGATGATCACCATTTGACTCGGCCCCATCCTGAAAGAGTACCCTTCTTGGTCGCTGAGACACCAAGGGCACGCCATACCCTTGATGAGTTAAATCCGCAGAAATCCAAACACCAAGGCGTAAGGAGAGCAAAATGGCATTTGGGAATTAGGAGTCAGAGTCGACCAAATGATATCATGGCAGAAGTGTGTAGAGCAATTAAACAACTGGATTATGAAtggaag GTTGTAAACCCGTACTATCTGCGAGTCCGAAGGAAGAATCCCGTGACAAGTACATACTCCAAAATGAGCCTGCAGTTATACCAAGTGGATAGTCGAACGTATTTACTGGATTTCCGAAGTATTGATG ATGAAATTACTGAAGCCAAGTCAGGGACTGCTACGCCACAGAGATCGGGATCAGTCAGCAACTATCGCTCTTGCCAAAGGAATGACTCGGACGCTGAGGCTCAAGGAAGATCCTCAGAAGCTTCTCTTACCTCATCTGTGACCTCACTTGACTCTTCTCCTGTTGACTTAACTCCAAGACCCGGAAGCCACACAATAGAATTTTTCGAGATGTGCGCGAATCTGATTAAAATTCTTGCACAGTAA
- the PRKAA1 gene encoding 5'-AMP-activated protein kinase catalytic subunit alpha-1 isoform X3 produces the protein MVVHRDLKPENVLLDAHMNAKIADFGLSNMMSDGEFLRTSCGSPNYAAPEVISGRLYAGPEVDIWSSGVILYALLCGTLPFDDDHVPTLFKKICDGIFYTPQYLNPSVISLLKHMLQVDPMKRATVKDIREHEWFKQDLPKYLFPEDPSYSSTMIDDEALKEVCEKFECSEEEVLSCLYNRNHQDPLAVAYHLIIDNRRIMNEAKDFYLATSPPDSFLDDHHLTRPHPERVPFLVAETPRARHTLDELNPQKSKHQGVRRAKWHLGIRSQSRPNDIMAEVCRAIKQLDYEWKVVNPYYLRVRRKNPVTSTYSKMSLQLYQVDSRTYLLDFRSIDDEITEAKSGTATPQRSGSVSNYRSCQRNDSDAEAQGRSSEASLTSSVTSLDSSPVDLTPRPGSHTIEFFEMCANLIKILAQ, from the exons ATGGTGGTCCACAGGGACCTGAAGCCGGAAAACGTCCTGCTGGACGCTCACATGAACGCGAAGATCGCCGACTTCG GTCTTTCAAACATGATGTCAGATGGTGAATTTTTAAGAACAAGTTGCGGCTCCCCCAACTATGCTGCACCAGAAGTAATTTCAGGAAG ACTGTACGCAGGTCCCGAGGTAGACATATGGAGCAGTGGGGTTATCCTCTATGCTCTGCTGTGCGGAACCCTCCCATTTGACGACGACCACGTGCCAACCCTTTTTAAGAAGATCTGTGATGGCATCTTTTACACCCCCCAGTATTTAAACCCTTCTGTGATCAGCCTCCTGAAACATATGCTGCAGGTGGACCCCATGAAGAGGGCCACGGTCAAAGACATCAG GGAGCATGAATGGTTTAAGCAGGATCTTCCCAAATATCTCTTTCCTGAGGATCCATCATATAGCTCAACCATGATTGATGACGAAGCCTTAAAAGAAGTGTGTGAAAAATTTGAGTGCTCTGAAGAGGAGGTCCTCAGCTGCCTTTATAACAGAAACCACCAGGACCCTTTGGCGGTCGCCTACCACCTCATCATCGATAACAGGAGGATAATGAATGAGGCCAAGGATTTTTACTTGGCGACGAGCCCACCTGATTCTTTTCTCGATGATCACCATTTGACTCGGCCCCATCCTGAAAGAGTACCCTTCTTGGTCGCTGAGACACCAAGGGCACGCCATACCCTTGATGAGTTAAATCCGCAGAAATCCAAACACCAAGGCGTAAGGAGAGCAAAATGGCATTTGGGAATTAGGAGTCAGAGTCGACCAAATGATATCATGGCAGAAGTGTGTAGAGCAATTAAACAACTGGATTATGAAtggaag GTTGTAAACCCGTACTATCTGCGAGTCCGAAGGAAGAATCCCGTGACAAGTACATACTCCAAAATGAGCCTGCAGTTATACCAAGTGGATAGTCGAACGTATTTACTGGATTTCCGAAGTATTGATG ATGAAATTACTGAAGCCAAGTCAGGGACTGCTACGCCACAGAGATCGGGATCAGTCAGCAACTATCGCTCTTGCCAAAGGAATGACTCGGACGCTGAGGCTCAAGGAAGATCCTCAGAAGCTTCTCTTACCTCATCTGTGACCTCACTTGACTCTTCTCCTGTTGACTTAACTCCAAGACCCGGAAGCCACACAATAGAATTTTTCGAGATGTGCGCGAATCTGATTAAAATTCTTGCACAGTAA